GAAGAACTGTTGGTGCTGGAGTAATATCCAAGGTTATAGAGTAGGTGGAAGATGAGAGTTATAATTACTCTTGAATGTACTGAATGTAAAAGAAGGAACTACACAACAACTAAAAACAAGAACAACGATCCTCAGAGATTGGAGCTTAGGAAGTATTGTCCTTACTGTAAGAAACATACCCTTCACAGGGAGGTGAAGTAAAGGCCCGTAGCTCAATTGGCAGAGCACCGGTCTCCAAAACCGGGTGTTGGGGGTTCAAGTCCCTCCGGGCCTGCCATTTATTATGAGTAAAAAGGTAAGTTTGTTTAAAAGGATTTCAAATTTCTTAAAAGAGGTAAAGGTAGAGTTTATACACAGGACGAGTTGGCCTACAAAGGAGAGGCTTGTTGCATCCTTTGTTACAGTGCTTATATTTATAGCATTCTGGGCTGTTTATATTGGGATTCTTGATTCAATAT
The Caldisericia bacterium DNA segment above includes these coding regions:
- the rpmG gene encoding 50S ribosomal protein L33, which gives rise to MRVIITLECTECKRRNYTTTKNKNNDPQRLELRKYCPYCKKHTLHREVK
- the secE gene encoding preprotein translocase subunit SecE is translated as MFKRISNFLKEVKVEFIHRTSWPTKERLVASFVTVLIFIAFWAVYIGILDSIFAYLLRLVITI